A genomic segment from Clostridium pasteurianum BC1 encodes:
- a CDS encoding nitrogenase component 1 — MGKINLKIPEVEVREKRLGSITGFNGSADELVRCSQAGKLKDSSRSFSQCMGCSSGQAFCQLSMIKDAAMVNHAPVGCAGDFFGFNFVYRVGQMQRDLPSTNGRYFNTNIEEKDTVFGAGEKLKTTVREAYKRAKPNAIFVTTSCATGIIGEDVETETEELSKELGIPVVACFCEGFRSKIWTSGFDAAYHTIVRKIVKPPRKKTNKVNIINFWGSHIFDDILNRIGYEAQYIVPFSTVADLEYISEAAATIQVCSTLGTYMGAALEQVYGVPEIKSPPAYGIAGTDQWLRELGKVLNREKEIEEIIKEEHERVIPKLNEYRELLKGKTAYLTAGAAHGHAIIALLRELGLEVQGAAIFHHDPIYDNGDKASDALAQDVKNYGDIKNYNVCNKQSYELVNILNRVRPDIMIARHGGMTLWGAKLGIPTLLIGDEQFGFGYQGVLNYAGRIAETIDNKEFVTNLAKHSSMPYTKWWLEQDPFTFLGGGAHVKNY, encoded by the coding sequence ATGGGGAAAATAAATTTAAAAATTCCTGAAGTTGAAGTTCGTGAAAAACGTCTTGGCTCTATTACTGGTTTTAATGGCAGCGCTGATGAACTTGTTAGATGTTCTCAGGCTGGAAAGCTTAAGGATTCTTCAAGAAGTTTTAGCCAGTGTATGGGATGTAGTTCAGGGCAAGCTTTTTGCCAGCTCTCCATGATAAAGGATGCGGCTATGGTAAATCATGCACCAGTAGGTTGTGCAGGGGATTTCTTTGGTTTTAATTTTGTATATAGAGTAGGACAGATGCAAAGAGATTTGCCTTCAACAAATGGAAGATATTTTAATACCAATATAGAAGAGAAGGATACTGTTTTTGGAGCAGGGGAAAAGCTTAAAACTACAGTAAGAGAAGCTTACAAAAGGGCAAAACCTAATGCTATATTTGTTACAACTTCCTGTGCTACTGGAATAATAGGGGAAGATGTGGAGACTGAAACTGAAGAATTATCTAAAGAACTTGGGATTCCAGTAGTTGCATGCTTTTGTGAAGGCTTCAGATCAAAAATATGGACTTCAGGTTTTGATGCAGCTTATCATACAATAGTGAGAAAGATAGTTAAGCCACCAAGAAAAAAGACTAACAAAGTAAATATTATAAATTTTTGGGGCAGTCATATTTTTGACGATATTCTCAATAGAATAGGTTATGAGGCTCAATATATTGTACCTTTTTCAACAGTTGCAGATTTAGAATATATATCAGAGGCAGCAGCAACTATTCAGGTATGTTCAACACTTGGAACTTATATGGGAGCAGCGCTAGAACAGGTATATGGTGTTCCGGAAATAAAATCACCACCTGCCTATGGAATAGCTGGTACAGATCAATGGTTAAGAGAGCTTGGGAAGGTTCTTAATAGGGAAAAAGAAATAGAAGAAATTATAAAAGAAGAGCATGAAAGAGTAATACCTAAACTCAACGAATATAGAGAATTACTTAAGGGTAAAACTGCCTATCTTACAGCAGGGGCTGCCCACGGGCATGCTATAATTGCACTGCTTAGAGAATTGGGGCTGGAAGTTCAGGGAGCAGCTATTTTCCATCATGATCCAATATATGATAATGGGGATAAAGCTTCCGATGCTTTAGCTCAAGATGTTAAGAATTATGGTGATATAAAAAATTATAATGTATGTAATAAACAGTCTTATGAATTGGTTAACATACTTAATAGAGTAAGACCGGATATTATGATTGCAAGACATGGTGGTATGACTTTATGGGGAGCAAAATTAGGCATACCTACACTGCTTATTGGGGATGAGCAATTTGGTTTTGGATACCAGGGAGTACTTAACTATGCAGGAAGAATTGCTGAGACTATAGATAATAAAGAGTTTGTAACTAATCTTGCAAAGCACAGCAGTATGCCTTATACAAAATGGTGGCTGGAGCAGGATCCATTTACTTTTCTTGGAGGTGGAGCACATGTCAAGAATTATTGA
- a CDS encoding PadR family transcriptional regulator, whose protein sequence is MSITSDIIRGHTETIILSHLAEKDSYGYEINKSIQQKTDNQYELKEATLYSAFRRLEQASLITSYWGNETTGARRRYYSITTLGKAALRQNKVDWEEAKQLIDKLIYGGNENV, encoded by the coding sequence ATGTCTATAACTTCAGATATAATAAGAGGACATACAGAAACAATAATTTTATCTCATCTAGCAGAAAAAGACAGTTATGGCTATGAGATTAACAAATCAATACAGCAAAAAACAGATAATCAGTATGAGCTAAAAGAGGCAACCCTATATTCAGCTTTCAGAAGACTAGAGCAGGCTTCGTTAATAACTTCCTATTGGGGAAATGAAACAACAGGGGCAAGAAGACGATATTATTCTATAACTACCTTGGGAAAAGCTGCTTTAAGACAAAATAAGGTTGACTGGGAGGAAGCAAAGCAGTTAATTGATAAATTGATTTATGGGGGTAATGAAAATGTATGA
- a CDS encoding permease prefix domain 1-containing protein, with translation MYEKFRKKVDELFENAPETSRARELKEELLANLMDKYNDLVASGKSEEEAFNIAIAGIGDVDDLIRGLKEKDVLDYAQIQKDRKKSALILSVSIGLYIMSVVILILCTEVFRIDDNIAVCIMLTMDAAATCIIIYNAVSRPKYLKADDTIVEEFKEWKSSTNKDREIIKSIRSILWMIIVVIYFVLSFQFSSWAYSWVIFIIGAAIERAITLAFQLRK, from the coding sequence ATGTATGAAAAATTTCGTAAAAAGGTAGATGAGTTATTTGAAAATGCACCAGAAACTAGTAGGGCAAGGGAACTGAAAGAAGAGTTATTAGCTAATCTTATGGATAAATATAATGATTTAGTAGCCTCTGGAAAAAGTGAGGAAGAAGCCTTTAATATTGCAATTGCAGGTATTGGAGATGTAGATGATCTTATAAGAGGATTAAAGGAAAAGGATGTGCTTGACTATGCACAAATACAAAAGGACAGGAAAAAAAGTGCATTAATTTTATCTGTTTCTATAGGGCTCTATATTATGAGTGTAGTAATATTAATATTGTGTACTGAAGTTTTCCGAATTGATGATAATATTGCAGTGTGTATAATGCTTACAATGGATGCAGCGGCTACCTGTATTATAATATATAATGCAGTTTCACGCCCTAAGTATTTAAAAGCTGACGATACCATAGTGGAAGAATTTAAGGAATGGAAATCTTCTACTAATAAGGACAGGGAAATTATCAAATCTATAAGATCTATATTGTGGATGATCATTGTTGTTATCTATTTTGTTTTAAGCTTTCAATTTAGCAGTTGGGCATATTCCTGGGTTATATTTATTATAGGGGCTGCCATAGAGAGAGCTATCACTCTAGCATTTCAATTGAGGAAGTGA
- a CDS encoding nitrogenase component 1: protein MSRIIEQPRYSCALGVQQTIVAIKRAVPIVHAGPGCSTKISRLIGQGEGYAGGSTIPCTNSSESEIVFGGEKKLRTVIDGAFKVIDADLYVVLSGCTSDIVGDNIESVTGEYQKQDKPIAFAETGGFKSNNYISHDIVVNAIVDQYVDKFAEDKTVEKGLVNVFVTIPYQDPYWNGNLEEIKRILQGIGLKVNILFGNESNGVEEWKAIPKAEFNIVVSSWVGLNIANHLKDKYNTPYFHFPYLPIGGGETTKFLRQVADYAKLDKTKVEAFITKEEEKFYTHIERTADFMLEFRYGIPRRFYTILDASYAVGFAKFLLNELGIIPAKQFVIDDTPEKYKKQIIDQFKTISAYRSAEVTFSIDGGEIQEEIRKEPQNNRALILGSGWERDLAKDIRADLLIVSAPVNYRLILNCGYAGYNGGLRVIEDIYDRVLDTYK, encoded by the coding sequence ATGTCAAGAATTATTGAGCAGCCAAGGTACTCCTGTGCGCTGGGAGTACAGCAGACAATAGTTGCTATAAAAAGAGCCGTACCAATAGTACATGCGGGTCCGGGCTGCAGTACAAAAATAAGCAGGCTAATAGGCCAAGGTGAAGGATATGCAGGAGGTAGTACAATACCTTGTACTAATTCCAGTGAATCAGAAATTGTTTTTGGTGGAGAAAAAAAACTGAGAACGGTAATTGATGGTGCATTTAAGGTTATAGATGCAGATCTCTATGTGGTACTTTCAGGATGTACATCTGATATTGTGGGAGACAATATAGAGAGTGTTACTGGTGAATATCAAAAACAGGATAAACCAATTGCCTTTGCTGAAACTGGAGGCTTTAAAAGCAATAATTATATAAGTCATGATATTGTTGTAAATGCTATAGTTGATCAGTATGTAGATAAATTTGCAGAAGATAAGACTGTAGAAAAGGGTCTTGTAAATGTATTTGTAACTATTCCATATCAGGACCCTTACTGGAATGGCAATCTTGAAGAAATAAAAAGAATTCTTCAAGGTATAGGCCTTAAAGTTAATATACTATTTGGTAATGAGTCCAATGGAGTTGAGGAATGGAAGGCAATACCTAAGGCAGAATTTAATATTGTAGTAAGCTCCTGGGTAGGACTTAATATAGCAAATCATCTTAAAGATAAATATAATACACCTTATTTTCATTTCCCATATCTTCCTATAGGAGGTGGAGAAACTACAAAATTCCTAAGGCAAGTAGCGGATTATGCAAAGCTGGATAAAACTAAAGTAGAGGCTTTTATTACTAAGGAAGAAGAAAAGTTCTATACTCATATTGAAAGAACTGCAGACTTTATGCTGGAATTTAGATATGGTATTCCAAGAAGATTCTATACTATACTAGATGCCAGTTATGCTGTTGGATTTGCAAAGTTTCTCTTAAATGAACTTGGAATTATACCAGCTAAACAATTTGTAATTGATGATACTCCTGAAAAATATAAGAAGCAAATAATTGATCAATTTAAAACCATATCTGCATATAGGTCTGCAGAGGTTACTTTCTCTATTGATGGAGGAGAAATTCAGGAAGAAATAAGAAAAGAACCTCAAAATAATAGGGCATTAATACTTGGCAGCGGTTGGGAAAGAGATCTTGCGAAAGATATAAGAGCAGATCTTTTAATAGTAAGTGCACCAGTAAACTACAGATTAATTCTCAATTGTGGATATGCTGGTTACAATGGTGGATTGAGAGTTATTGAAGATATATATGATAGGGTACTTGATACCTATAAATAA